One Pseudonocardia sediminis DNA window includes the following coding sequences:
- a CDS encoding patatin-like phospholipase family protein, with amino-acid sequence MVGGGGMRGAYPAGMLDALDSIGLRDAVDEIYGASSGSFLAACFAAGHAAGAAASFPEDLASRAFVDLRRFASRRPVLSLDHLLYGVLGGTKPMPWDALLASPMRVRLVATAVDDLRPRVLGGLTDPDAWRRGLRASAAIPVIAGPAVEHEGRRWVDGSIGEPLALARAVRGGATHVLVLLSRPTADLRLDPDVRIPWWARLLDRFTPGLGTLTQGEARYGADLALVTDPAHPGLRGARVAAIEPSTGTGMGALTVDPGPVGDAVRVGRESALAALGSDALPHR; translated from the coding sequence GTGGTCGGGGGCGGAGGCATGCGGGGGGCCTATCCAGCGGGAATGCTGGATGCGCTGGACTCGATCGGGTTACGCGACGCCGTCGACGAGATCTACGGTGCTTCGTCCGGTTCCTTCCTCGCCGCGTGTTTCGCGGCCGGTCACGCGGCCGGTGCGGCGGCGTCGTTCCCGGAGGATCTGGCGTCGCGGGCGTTCGTCGATCTGCGCCGGTTCGCGAGCCGGCGCCCGGTGCTCTCGCTCGACCACCTCCTGTACGGTGTCCTCGGCGGGACCAAGCCGATGCCCTGGGACGCGCTGTTGGCGAGCCCGATGCGGGTCCGGCTCGTCGCGACGGCGGTGGACGACCTGCGACCGCGCGTGCTCGGCGGGCTCACCGACCCGGACGCGTGGCGGCGCGGCCTGCGCGCCAGCGCGGCGATCCCGGTGATCGCCGGGCCGGCCGTGGAACACGAGGGCCGCCGCTGGGTGGACGGGTCGATCGGGGAGCCGCTGGCGCTGGCCCGGGCGGTGCGCGGCGGCGCCACGCACGTCCTCGTACTGCTCTCGCGCCCGACCGCGGACCTGCGCCTCGACCCGGACGTCCGGATCCCCTGGTGGGCCCGGCTGCTGGACCGGTTCACGCCGGGCCTGGGCACGCTGACCCAGGGCGAGGCCCGCTACGGCGCCGACCTCGCGCTCGTCACCGATCCGGCGCACCCGGGCCTGCGCGGCGCGCGGGTGGCCGCGATCGAGCCGTCCACCGGGACCGGCATGGGCGCGCTGACCGTCGACCCGGGCCCGGTCGGCGACGCCGTCCGGGTGGGCCGGGAGTCGGCGCTCGCGGCCCTGGGGTCGGACGCGCTGCCGCACCGCTGA
- a CDS encoding competence/damage-inducible protein A, whose protein sequence is MSDDPAATTRPKAAVLVTGSELLTGLVQDANGPFVARELGGLGFEVSELMLVGDRPEDLRSALDFVSGNGIELVVTSGGLGPTADDLTAEVVAGFCGVESHLDDDVREVINAKIARWASRSGFDGAALDEATRKQAMVPEGASVLDPVGTAPGLVLRGATGPLVVVLPGPPRELQGMWPSALSSPPMAELLAGVPHAEPRLLRFFGLPESEIAATLREIETSGEFPELARVEVTTCLRRSELEVDLHPLPGAEPTAEALADRIVEVHRRNLVSADGTTTDELLARALGEHGLTVATGESCTGGLLAGRLVDRPGSSSYVSGGVVAYSNEAKSSLLGVPAEMIETHGAVSPEVARALADGARERFGADVGIGITGVAGPDGGTEAKPVGYVCFCVTTADGGVIARDPQLPGSRSDVRERSVDLGMHLLLRAAGGLPRG, encoded by the coding sequence ATGTCCGATGATCCCGCCGCCACCACCCGTCCCAAGGCCGCCGTGCTGGTCACCGGCAGCGAGCTGCTGACCGGTCTGGTGCAGGACGCGAACGGCCCGTTCGTGGCCCGCGAGCTGGGCGGGCTGGGGTTCGAGGTCTCCGAGCTGATGCTGGTCGGTGACCGTCCCGAGGACCTGCGTTCGGCCCTGGACTTCGTCTCCGGCAACGGCATCGAGCTGGTGGTCACCAGCGGCGGGCTCGGCCCGACCGCGGACGACCTGACCGCCGAGGTCGTCGCCGGGTTCTGCGGCGTGGAGTCCCACCTCGACGACGACGTCCGCGAGGTGATCAACGCCAAGATCGCGCGCTGGGCCTCGCGCAGCGGTTTCGACGGGGCCGCCCTCGACGAGGCCACCCGCAAGCAGGCGATGGTGCCCGAGGGCGCGTCGGTGCTGGACCCGGTCGGCACCGCGCCCGGCCTGGTGCTGCGCGGTGCGACGGGACCGCTGGTCGTCGTGCTGCCCGGGCCGCCGCGGGAGCTGCAGGGCATGTGGCCCTCGGCCCTGTCCTCGCCGCCGATGGCCGAGCTGCTCGCCGGCGTCCCGCACGCCGAGCCCCGCCTGCTGCGGTTCTTCGGCCTGCCCGAGTCCGAGATCGCCGCGACGCTGCGCGAGATCGAGACCTCCGGGGAGTTCCCGGAGCTGGCCCGCGTGGAGGTCACGACCTGCCTGCGCCGCTCCGAGCTGGAGGTGGACCTGCACCCGCTGCCCGGCGCGGAGCCGACCGCCGAGGCCCTGGCCGACAGGATCGTCGAGGTGCACCGGCGCAACCTGGTCAGCGCCGACGGCACGACCACCGACGAGCTGCTGGCCCGCGCCCTCGGCGAGCACGGCCTGACCGTGGCCACCGGGGAGTCCTGCACCGGCGGCCTGCTCGCCGGGCGCCTCGTCGACCGCCCGGGTTCGTCGTCGTACGTGTCCGGGGGAGTGGTCGCCTACTCCAACGAGGCGAAGTCCTCGCTGCTCGGCGTGCCGGCGGAGATGATCGAGACGCACGGCGCGGTGTCGCCGGAGGTCGCCCGCGCCCTGGCCGACGGCGCCCGCGAGCGCTTCGGCGCCGACGTCGGCATCGGCATCACCGGCGTCGCGGGCCCGGACGGCGGCACCGAGGCCAAGCCCGTCGGCTACGTCTGCTTCTGTGTGACGACGGCCGACGGCGGCGTGATCGCGCGCGACCCGCAGCTGCCGGGCAGCCGCTCCGACGTCCGCGAACGCTCGGTCGACCTCGGCATGCACCTGCTGCTGCGCGCCGCGGGCGGGCTGCCCCGGGGCTGA
- a CDS encoding superoxide dismutase — MAEYTLPDLPYDYNALAPHIAPEIMELHHSKHHNTYVQGLNGTLDKLADAREKNDFGAIVGLEKTLAFNLGGHVNHSIFWNNLSPNGGDKPTGELSAAIDQDFGSFDAFQAHFTAAATTIQGSGWAILGWDALGSRLLIHQLYDQQSQLPAGQVPIVMLDMWEHAFYLQYKNVKPDYVKAWWNVVNWADAEQRLAAARKGV, encoded by the coding sequence GGCGCCGCACATCGCGCCGGAGATCATGGAGCTGCACCACTCCAAGCACCACAACACCTACGTGCAGGGCCTCAACGGGACCCTGGACAAGCTGGCCGACGCGCGCGAGAAGAACGACTTCGGCGCCATCGTGGGGCTCGAGAAGACCCTGGCGTTCAACCTCGGTGGTCACGTCAACCACTCGATCTTCTGGAACAACCTCTCCCCGAACGGCGGCGACAAGCCCACCGGCGAGCTCTCCGCCGCGATCGACCAGGACTTCGGGTCCTTCGACGCGTTCCAGGCGCACTTCACCGCCGCCGCGACGACGATCCAGGGCTCCGGCTGGGCGATCCTCGGCTGGGACGCCCTCGGCTCCCGGCTGCTGATCCACCAGCTCTACGACCAGCAGTCGCAGCTGCCGGCCGGGCAGGTCCCGATCGTCATGCTCGACATGTGGGAGCACGCCTTCTACCTGCAGTACAAGAACGTGAAGCCGGACTACGTCAAGGCCTGGTGGAACGTCGTCAACTGGGCCGACGCCGAGCAGCGTCTCGCCGCCGCCCGCAAGGGCGTCTGA